A section of the Clostridium sp. TW13 genome encodes:
- a CDS encoding glycosyltransferase family 2 protein: MELAPIALFGYNRPNHIQMTIDALKKNELADKSILYVFLDGCRTSDDLDKINEVKRIVSQISGFKKCILFESSENKGVDRSIREGISYVLENHRRVIVVEDDIITSSKFLRFMNEALSYYEKYNHITSIGGFNFANSIPQYYNEDIYLSLRSCSWGWATWKDRWEEVTWNVDVYDKFRKNRNLVEKFNQCGEDFTEMLEQQLEGKLNAWDVYFCFNQMIRNKYTIIPVKSLTKNIGLDGSGIHCSNTNQFELDVDDDFQWSFSEKLQINNDIMNQIRIKFMPKSYRELLQDYKNKFDFMNRWLNTIFEGQTISNNIISMYGIKCVVIYGHGTIGINLYKQIRKEGILQIKCFIDKHFINDSTELDCITLEEYCKKVNENDLIIITPYYYYKDIKDDIRKKIDKISVVSIEKLLV; this comes from the coding sequence ATGGAATTGGCTCCAATAGCGTTGTTTGGATATAATAGACCTAATCATATACAAATGACGATAGATGCATTAAAGAAGAATGAATTGGCAGATAAAAGTATTTTATATGTATTTTTGGATGGATGCAGGACTAGTGATGATTTAGATAAAATTAATGAAGTGAAAAGAATAGTAAGCCAAATTAGTGGATTTAAAAAGTGCATTTTATTTGAATCAAGTGAAAATAAAGGCGTTGATAGATCTATAAGAGAAGGTATTAGTTATGTTTTGGAAAATCATAGAAGAGTGATTGTTGTCGAAGATGATATAATAACATCTTCAAAATTTCTAAGATTCATGAATGAAGCGTTATCGTATTATGAAAAATACAACCATATAACATCAATAGGTGGTTTTAATTTTGCAAATAGTATTCCACAATATTACAATGAAGATATTTATTTAAGTTTACGAAGTTGCTCATGGGGGTGGGCTACTTGGAAAGATAGATGGGAAGAAGTGACATGGAATGTTGATGTATACGATAAATTTAGAAAAAATAGAAATTTAGTGGAAAAATTCAATCAATGTGGAGAGGATTTTACAGAGATGCTCGAGCAACAATTAGAAGGAAAACTTAATGCTTGGGACGTATACTTTTGTTTTAATCAGATGATAAGAAATAAATACACAATTATACCAGTTAAATCATTAACAAAAAATATAGGACTAGATGGAAGTGGAATACATTGTAGTAATACTAATCAATTTGAGTTAGATGTTGATGATGATTTCCAATGGAGTTTTTCTGAAAAATTACAAATTAATAATGATATCATGAATCAAATTAGAATAAAATTTATGCCTAAATCTTATAGAGAATTATTGCAAGATTATAAAAATAAATTTGATTTTATGAATAGATGGTTAAATACAATATTTGAAGGACAAACTATTAGTAACAATATAATTAGTATGTATGGTATAAAATGTGTGGTGATATATGGACATGGAACCATTGGAATTAACTTATATAAACAAATTAGAAAAGAAGGTATTTTGCAAATAAAATGTTTTATTGATAAACACTTTATTAATGACAGTACTGAATTAGATTGCATTACGTTAGAAGAATATTGTAAAAAAGTAAATGAAAATGATTTGATAATAATTACTCCTTATTATTATTATAAAGATATAAAAGATGATATAAGGAAAAAAATAGATAAAATCAGTGTTGTTTCAATAGAAAAGTTACTTGTGTAA
- a CDS encoding FkbM family methyltransferase yields the protein MSLLAELEKKREVNFLKSNLYERIKNNIVVVFSASKGGKKLVKFLRYNNIKVDYILDNNPNAQNTYYEGIEIIAPNLVIEKVNINNTVVFLGSLTYIGEIRKQLLQLGFNRELLISPLNISDRFGYYLSDDIDDRKHIEDNIQEIQKVIELLDDEESIYVYKTIVQSRYENYLNSEKIYADIIIPNQYFDKSIMSLNENETYIDIGAYDGDSITNFLKAVNNKYNKIYAFEPEIGLYELLKKNLNDYMNIEIYNKGLSNVTGKLNFINSDAGSHIIQSAEEADCSIDVIKGDDLKIKSTFIKMDIEGEEINALEGLQETIKKYKPKLAICIYHRNEFKQLWEVPLYIKTLSPDYKIQIRHHGYDTVCYATID from the coding sequence ATGAGTTTGTTAGCAGAATTAGAAAAAAAAAGAGAAGTTAATTTTTTAAAGAGCAACTTATATGAAAGGATAAAAAATAATATAGTAGTAGTTTTTTCTGCTTCTAAAGGTGGTAAGAAATTAGTGAAATTTCTTAGATATAATAATATAAAAGTTGATTATATATTGGATAATAATCCTAATGCTCAAAATACTTATTATGAAGGAATTGAAATAATTGCACCTAATCTAGTAATTGAAAAAGTTAATATCAACAATACTGTTGTTTTTTTAGGTAGTTTAACATATATAGGGGAAATCAGAAAGCAATTATTGCAACTTGGGTTTAATAGAGAATTATTAATTTCTCCATTAAATATCAGTGATAGATTTGGTTATTACTTAAGTGATGATATTGATGATAGAAAACATATAGAGGATAATATACAAGAAATTCAAAAAGTAATAGAACTATTAGATGATGAAGAATCAATTTATGTGTATAAAACTATAGTTCAAAGTAGGTATGAAAATTATTTGAATTCGGAAAAAATTTATGCTGATATAATAATTCCTAATCAATATTTTGATAAGTCAATAATGAGTTTAAATGAAAATGAGACATATATAGATATAGGAGCATATGATGGAGATTCTATTACTAACTTTCTTAAAGCTGTGAATAATAAATATAATAAAATATATGCCTTTGAGCCAGAAATAGGTTTGTATGAATTATTAAAAAAGAATCTTAATGATTATATGAATATAGAAATTTATAATAAGGGACTATCCAATGTAACAGGAAAATTAAATTTTATAAATTCTGATGCAGGTTCCCATATAATACAAAGTGCAGAAGAAGCAGATTGTAGTATAGATGTGATAAAAGGGGATGATTTAAAAATTAAATCTACTTTTATTAAAATGGATATAGAAGGCGAGGAAATAAATGCATTAGAAGGATTGCAAGAGACAATAAAGAAATATAAACCTAAACTTGCAATATGTATTTATCATAGAAATGAATTTAAGCAATTATGGGAAGTTCCACTTTATATTAAGACATTGAGTCCAGATTATAAAATTCAAATTCGTCACCATGGATATGATACAGTATGTTATGCTACTATAGACTAA
- the gmd gene encoding GDP-mannose 4,6-dehydratase — protein MKRALITGITGQDGSYLTEFLLKEGYEVHGIIRRHSMISTTRIDYLFEDPTIGNKSLFLHYGDLTDSSNLNRLIEKIRPDEIYNLAAQSHVAVSFEVPEYTAEATGVGTLRLLDAIRESGLKCKFYQASTSELFGGLPETAPQNEKTPFYPKSPYGVAKLYSYWITVNYRESYGVFACNGILFNHESPRRGETFVTRKITRAVASIVAGKQDKLSLGNLDAKRDWGFAGDYVKGMWLMLQQDKPDDYVLATNETHTVREFVELSFKEVGIEIEWRGSGVEEKGYNTKTGTLLVDINPRYFRPAEVDLLHGDCRKAEEKLGWKRAVSFNQLISMMVDSDMIEIAGMSIK, from the coding sequence ATGAAAAGAGCATTAATTACAGGAATAACAGGACAAGATGGATCATACTTAACAGAATTCCTTTTAAAAGAAGGATATGAGGTTCATGGAATTATAAGAAGGCATAGTATGATAAGTACAACTAGAATTGATTATCTATTTGAAGATCCTACCATTGGAAATAAGTCATTATTTCTTCATTATGGAGATTTAACTGATTCTAGTAATTTAAATAGGCTTATTGAAAAAATAAGACCAGATGAAATATATAATCTAGCAGCTCAAAGTCATGTTGCTGTATCTTTTGAAGTCCCAGAGTATACAGCTGAAGCTACAGGTGTTGGAACCTTAAGACTTTTAGATGCAATAAGAGAATCAGGATTAAAGTGTAAATTCTATCAAGCATCAACATCAGAATTGTTTGGAGGATTGCCAGAAACAGCACCTCAAAATGAAAAAACACCTTTTTATCCTAAGAGCCCCTATGGAGTGGCAAAGTTATATTCATATTGGATAACAGTTAATTATAGAGAATCTTATGGTGTATTCGCGTGCAATGGAATATTGTTTAATCATGAATCACCTAGAAGAGGTGAAACATTTGTAACAAGAAAGATAACAAGAGCAGTAGCATCAATTGTTGCAGGAAAACAGGACAAGTTATCTCTAGGTAATTTGGATGCAAAAAGAGATTGGGGCTTTGCTGGTGATTATGTAAAAGGTATGTGGTTGATGTTACAGCAGGATAAACCAGATGATTATGTATTAGCAACAAATGAAACTCATACAGTAAGAGAATTTGTAGAGCTATCATTCAAAGAAGTTGGCATAGAAATTGAATGGAGAGGTTCAGGAGTAGAAGAAAAAGGTTACAATACCAAAACTGGCACCTTATTAGTAGACATCAATCCTAGGTACTTTAGACCAGCAGAAGTTGATTTGTTGCATGGAGATTGTAGGAAAGCGGAAGAAAAGTTAGGTTGGAAAAGAGCAGTAAGTTTTAATCAGTTGATATCTATGATGGTAGATTCGGATATGATAGAGATTGCTGGAATGTCAATTAAATAA